The Coregonus clupeaformis isolate EN_2021a chromosome 35, ASM2061545v1, whole genome shotgun sequence genome includes the window caggatttcagtccttcacggcgtagtgtgttaccaattgttttcttggtgactatggtcccagctgccttgagatcattgacaagatcctcccgtgtagttctgggctgattcctcaccattatcatgatcattgcaactccacaaggtgagatcttgcatggagccccaggccgagggagattgaccgttcttttgtgtttcttccatttgcgaataatcgcaccaactgttgtcacctcaccaagctgcttggcgatggtcttgtagcccattccagccttgtgtaggtctacaatcttgtccctgacatccttggagagctctttggtcttggccatggtggagagtttggaatctgattgattgattgcttctgtggacaggtgtcttttatacaggtaacaagctgagatttggagcactccctttaagagtgtgctcctaatctcagctcgttacctgtataaaagacacctgggagccagaaatctttctgattgagagggggtcaaatacttatttccctcattaaaatgcaaatcaatttataacatttttgacatgcgtttttctggatttttttgttgttattctgtctctcactgttcaaataaacctaccattaaaattatagactgatcatttatttgtcagtgggcaaacgtacaaaatcagcaggggatcaaatacttttttccctcactgtaagagtATATCCAGATTCTACTGGTTGCTATGAATATTTTGATTGTATAGGATTTGTTGGACTAGAGGGGACTTTTGGGACTTATGTTCAACAGAATGCACATTTATCTTATAATTTCTAACACATAATAACAATAGCTGTCAGTCTCCACCATATAAATAGCTCAGGAAACTAAACAACGCCATAATACCACCAAATGAGTGTTTATCACAGCTTTTTGTCCAGAAAAATTGAATGTGAATAACATCAATTGACTGTGATAAGAGTGCAAGCAGCAGTTGACATGCCTGTAATCCCTTGTTTGTTTGCTAATCTTCCAAGATGCTTCATctgctcactgactgactgactgactgactgactgactgactgactgactgactgtgtgtctTGTTTTTCCTCCCACCAGCATTCGTCTCTGTGTCTGGTGAGTGTCCACTCACTCTTGACGAGGTGCTGAACTTCCTAAGTCAGTGTCCGGAGCTCTCCCTGGGCTGGTTTGAAGAGGGCCAGCTGGTGGCGTTCATCATCGGCTCAGGCTGGGGAAAAGAGAGACTGGAGCAGGTGAGACAGACACcacaatttacagtagctaccTCCACTGCATCTTTGGAATTGTTTTGCATGCCCAAAGAATCTAAAAAGGTAACCATCaataaaatacatgttttttacTCTGATCATACCTGGTCATTAACCCTCCCATTGCCTTTCCCTACCCCAGGAGGCCATGACCCAGCATATCCCAGAAACCTCGGCAGTGCACATCCATGTGCTGTCTGTGCACCGCCACGCTCGCCAGCAGGGTAAAGGTTCCATCCTGCTGTGGCGCTACCTGCAGTACCTGCGCTGTGTGCCAGGCCTCCGGAGGGCCCTGCTGGTCTGTGAGGAGTTCCTGGTGCCCTTCTACCAGAAGGCAGGCTTCAAGGAGAAGGGGCCTTCTGCTATCATCGTGCCCAACCTCACCTTCCAGGAGATGGAGTACCATATTGGCGGCGCGGCCTACGCACGGCGGAACAGCGGCTGCTAGTCACTGCCGGCCGTCCCCACCCCGCTCATAATCTGATCAACCCTAGCACTGGAACCCATCCACCATGTCAACATAGACTCTGGTCATCACAGTTGACCATCCAGACCACACTACAgcatcagacagacagatccaagcaccaacctggtctcagagcatttcatattattctccacgtaaatctgagacactccatttagtatgatatgttatgtttggtatggttacataagacagatggttacttaaggagGGTGATTGGTcaggatgggtgggcgtataacacgAATGTCTGGCGAGTTCGAATCTCAACTTttgaactacttactactttttagctactttgcaactacttatcaTGTtatctaacccttcccctaagCTTAACCTTAACATTTTAGCAAACCCTTCAcgtaactctaaccttaacccttttagctaacctttCACGTTTAGCTAACCTTTCAcgtaactctaaccttaacccttttagctaacgtTTCACGTTTAGCTAACCTTTCacataactctaaccttaacccttttagctaaccttcccctaaccctaaccctaaccttaaccctttaccctaactcataaacttaaccttaacccaaacccctagcttagctaatgttagcaagctagctaacgttagccacctagctagaattcgtaacatttcatatgtttagcaaattcgtaacatattgtattttttgcaaattcgtacgaaatgggtgatgggcTTCTACcaattaacacataccataccaaacgtaacatatcatactaaatggagtgtcccggatttaagtgcagaataatacgaaatgctcagAGACCACGTTGCAACCACAGGTCCTCCATGAGAGAAGGCACTGCTCCATCAGTCTCAGCTGCAGCACCAGCAGGCTCCGAGACACCAACTGTCAGTGCCTCACAGACAGCATCCCTGACCCCCTGCAATACAGAGAGGGGACGGGCACCATCACATGAAGGGGACAAGAATGGGTTTTCGTAGAAAACAGCAACAGAAAGCAAATAAGAAAAGCAAAAAAAATGCTGATAGCGATACAAAACAAAATCAGAATATGTTTGAGATGCAATGTCAATTTTCTGCATACTTTATGTATATGTCATTGAATTATCAAAGTATTAATTTTGCAATCCCAATATTCTTCATTTTTATTATGCTTAATTTTGAGAGTATTTAAAGTAAATGTTCCTTGCCACAAACCACACTTTGTAGTCCTATTCTTGTTTGAGgtctttattattattaatactaCTATTGTTATTGAGATACTAATACTACTATTGTTATTGAGATACTAATACTACTATTGTTATTGAGATACTAATACTACTATTGTTATTGAGATACTAATACTACTATTGTTATTGAGATACTAATACTACTATTGTTATTGAGATAATAATACTACTATTGTTATTGAGATACTAATACTACTATTGTTATTGAGATACTAATGCTACTATTGTTATTGAGATACTAATACTACTATTGTTATTGAGATACTAATACTACTATTGTTATTGAGATACTAATGCTACTATTGTTATTGAGATACTAATACTACTATTGTTATTGAGATACTAATACTACTATTGTTATTGAGATACTAATACTACTATTGTTATTGAGATACTAATACTACTATTGTTATTGAGATACTAATACTTCTATTGTTATTTAGATACTAATACTACTATTGTTATTGAGATACTAATACTACTATTGTTATTGCGATACTAATACTACTATTGTTATTGAGATACTAATACTACTATTGTTATTGAGATACTAATACTTCTATTGTTATTGAGATAATAATGCTACTATTGTTATTGAGATACTAATACTACTATTGTTATTGAGATACTAATACTACTATTGTTATTGAGATACTAATACTACTATTGTTATTGAGATACTAATACTACTATTGTTATTGAGATACTAATACTTCTATTGTTATTGAGATACTAATACTACTATTGTTATTGAGATACTAATACTACTATTGTTATTGCGATACTAATACTACTATTGTTATTGAGATACTAATACTACTATTGTTATTGAGATACTAATACTTCTATTGTTATTGAGATACTAATGCTACTATTGTTATTGAGATACTAATACTACTATTGTTATTGAGATACTAATACTACTATTGTTATTGAGATACTAATACTACTATTGTTATTGAGATACTGTTATTGAGATACTACTATTATTAGAGTTCTCTGAGTGTGATGTAAATACTGTTTTATTTTTGTAAACCCTATGAGTCCTCTGGTGTGTTGAACCAATAAGGCTGTTGCTTATCCTTTTGTATGTGACTGTGTCATCTCTTATTAACACTATGATGTCCTAAGGCAATAAAGAGAAACGATGCCACTGATTTTATAGCTCCTCATACTCCCTTTAACATTGACATACACCATGAAAACAATGGTGCCTTCAACAAAGCTGATTGTTAGTGAACAGTAACTAATGTTCATGTCTGAAAGTAAAGGGCAGTATTGATCACCATAGGTGTCATCTTGGATCCATACACTTAAAACACACTGATGATGAGAGAAAATCAGACAGACTTCACTGATGGAtttcttcttttcttttttactGTTGTATTCAGTTACATATGAGTAGATAGGTAGCTAAAACACTACCTTGTTTCAATCAATCATTACTTCTTAAGAAGCAATAAACAAATAAAAGGATAGTATTCGAGTGCTCAACGTATTGTAACAAAAATATGGCAGTAGTTGGTACATTTATCAGCAAGGCACCAAAGGTATTAATATCTGATTTGTTTGTCCCTGGTTGTTTTGAGAGGTTGCCTGAATATGAACAAAACCTACTCCTGGATTGTGAGTGTTAAAAACATAAAAATTAAATTTTAAAAAAGAACAAAtttttaaaatacagaaatatttcctTCTGTCTATTGTACCAGTGATGACTCCTCCAAACCCTGCCTTATacgtgaagagagagagagatgtgggaggGGCTTAGATAAGGGGTTAGACCATACCCTTCTCTCCTTGGTCAGTGGAGGagaaaatggtgtgtgtgtgggggggtgaaaaGAATGTGATTAATGCAAGTCCTCATGACGGGTGCAGTGGCATTCCTACTTATTCATACAGACAGACCGAGTAAAAAACACAAGCATATTGTCATCAGAGTTCAGTTCACAGAGCCAGAGGAGAGGGAGTTCCACACAGGGCCCTCCTCCTTAGCCACACTATAGGGCAGAACAGAGACAAGGATTGGTTGATAACACCTGCCAATCGATCCCTCTTGACCTGATGGCCCTCCTCCGGCACTACCTTCCCACTCCTTAGTGGAGGTGGGCGTTGAGGTCGTACTTCTCACAGAACTTGTCTGTGAAGGGGATGCAGGTGAGCAGCTCACACCAGTCACACTTGATGGGGTAGACATAGAAA containing:
- the LOC121551145 gene encoding serotonin N-acetyltransferase-like; its protein translation is MTHQVSRSPFLKPFYRRTPVGGVIPRPQRRHTLPASEFRNLTPQDAISVFEIEREAFVSVSGECPLTLDEVLNFLSQCPELSLGWFEEGQLVAFIIGSGWGKERLEQEAMTQHIPETSAVHIHVLSVHRHARQQGKGSILLWRYLQYLRCVPGLRRALLVCEEFLVPFYQKAGFKEKGPSAIIVPNLTFQEMEYHIGGAAYARRNSGC